A window of Bradyrhizobium sp. AZCC 1610 contains these coding sequences:
- a CDS encoding efflux RND transporter permease subunit, whose protein sequence is MDRLVALAVSRRYLMVGMFIAVLVGGLIAFKQLNIEAYPDPTPPMVDIVTQSPGLSSEEVERYITIPIETQVAGIKNLRTIRTISLYGLSDVKLQFSFDYTYDEALQQVLNRLSQLAPLPGNAQPGISPLSAIGEIYRYRLTGPPQYSVLDLKTLQDWVLQRRFRAVPGVIDVTGWGGKTKTYELQVDFNKLIAYGLTLPQVLQAVSNSNINVGGNTVNIGAQSAVVRGVGLIRSIDDLASTMVAQSGGNPVLVKDIATVAVGEKPRLGIAGLDQSDDIVQGIVLMRRGEQSSPTIARVEQLVTSINNSSILPPGVKIERIYDRKDLIDITTATVLHNMVLGIVLIVLLQWMFLGDLRSALIVGATIPFALFFAVIILVLRGESANLLSVGAIDFGLIVDATVIMVEAIFRRLSQTIALSEAEQSLIAADTTMAMKSHAILSAGADVSRSIFFAAAIIIAAFLPLFTLSGVEGNIFGPMARTYAYALAGGLLATFTVTPALSAIILPSHMHETETRLMAFLHRLYMPVLHWAVGNRKPVMSGAIGLVMTTIFFARLLGLEFLPKLEEGNLWIRATLPPTISLQEGNTYVNEMRKIIRARPEVESVVSQHGRPDDGTDAAGLFNAEFFAPLKPVGEWPDTKDKDVLTAQLLAQLQDKFPGVEFNFSQYLQDNVSEAVSGVKGENSIKLYGNDLQALTDTANKIKSVLGTVQGVTDLAVFTSLGQPTIQIDIDRARAARYGLSPGDINATIRVAIGGDSAGDLYEPGSDRHFPIIVRLAPEYRKSAEAIQNLRIGAPGPNGTVTQIPLSELASINLVSGAAYIYREQQERYLPIKFSVRERDLGSAIQEAQDKVAAEVKLPPGSRVEWVGEFGNLQDAIKRLSIVVPISLALIAVLLWFNFGSMVDTLLAMSVIPMAIFGGVLGLLISGIPFSVSAAIGFIALFGIAVMDGIIILSQYNQLIDEGFDRMRAVIRTGELQLRPVLMTCVVAGVGLLPAAMSAGIGSQVQKPLAVVVVTGMMLAPLVILVTLPVLISYFSRRAR, encoded by the coding sequence ATGGATCGCCTAGTCGCCCTAGCTGTCAGCCGCCGCTACTTGATGGTCGGCATGTTCATAGCCGTGCTGGTCGGCGGCCTGATCGCATTCAAGCAGCTCAACATCGAGGCCTATCCCGATCCAACCCCGCCGATGGTCGACATCGTGACGCAAAGCCCGGGGCTGTCGTCGGAAGAGGTCGAACGCTACATCACCATTCCAATCGAGACCCAGGTCGCAGGCATCAAGAACCTGCGCACCATCCGCACCATTTCGCTGTACGGATTGTCCGACGTCAAACTGCAATTCTCGTTCGACTACACCTATGACGAGGCGCTGCAGCAGGTCCTGAACCGGCTCTCGCAGCTGGCGCCGCTGCCCGGCAACGCGCAGCCCGGCATCTCTCCGCTCAGCGCGATCGGCGAAATCTACCGCTACCGGCTGACCGGGCCGCCGCAATACAGCGTGCTCGACCTCAAGACTTTGCAGGACTGGGTCCTGCAGCGCCGCTTCCGCGCCGTGCCAGGCGTGATCGACGTCACCGGCTGGGGCGGCAAGACCAAGACCTACGAGCTGCAAGTCGATTTCAACAAGCTGATCGCCTACGGATTGACTCTGCCGCAGGTGCTGCAGGCCGTCAGCAATTCCAACATCAATGTCGGCGGCAATACCGTCAATATCGGCGCGCAATCGGCCGTGGTGCGTGGCGTCGGCCTGATTCGCTCGATTGACGATCTCGCCAGCACCATGGTCGCGCAAAGCGGCGGCAACCCGGTGCTGGTCAAGGATATCGCGACCGTCGCGGTCGGCGAGAAGCCGCGGCTCGGCATCGCCGGCCTCGATCAGTCTGACGACATCGTGCAGGGCATCGTGTTGATGCGGCGCGGCGAGCAAAGCTCGCCGACGATTGCGCGGGTCGAGCAGCTTGTTACCTCGATCAACAATTCCAGCATCCTGCCGCCGGGCGTGAAGATCGAGCGGATCTACGATCGCAAGGATCTGATCGACATCACCACCGCGACCGTGCTGCACAACATGGTGCTCGGCATTGTCCTGATCGTGCTGCTGCAATGGATGTTCCTGGGTGATCTTCGCAGCGCGCTGATCGTCGGCGCCACCATACCCTTCGCGCTGTTCTTCGCCGTCATCATCCTGGTGCTGCGTGGCGAATCCGCCAATCTGCTGTCGGTCGGCGCGATCGATTTCGGGCTGATCGTGGACGCCACCGTGATCATGGTGGAAGCGATCTTCCGCCGGCTGTCGCAAACCATTGCGCTGTCGGAAGCCGAGCAGAGCCTTATCGCGGCCGACACCACCATGGCCATGAAAAGCCACGCCATCCTGTCGGCCGGCGCCGACGTGTCGCGCTCGATCTTTTTTGCCGCCGCCATCATCATTGCAGCTTTTCTGCCGCTGTTCACGCTGAGCGGCGTCGAAGGTAATATTTTCGGACCGATGGCGCGGACTTATGCCTATGCGCTGGCCGGGGGACTGCTCGCAACGTTCACGGTCACGCCCGCGCTCAGCGCGATCATTCTGCCGTCGCATATGCATGAGACCGAGACCCGGCTGATGGCTTTCCTGCACCGGCTCTATATGCCGGTGCTGCACTGGGCGGTCGGTAACCGGAAGCCCGTGATGTCTGGCGCCATCGGGCTTGTGATGACGACCATCTTCTTTGCGCGGCTGCTTGGCCTCGAGTTTCTGCCCAAGCTGGAGGAAGGCAATCTGTGGATCCGCGCCACGCTACCGCCGACCATCTCGCTGCAGGAGGGCAATACGTACGTCAACGAGATGCGAAAGATCATCCGCGCCCGTCCGGAAGTGGAATCGGTGGTGTCCCAACACGGCCGTCCCGACGACGGCACCGACGCCGCCGGCCTGTTCAACGCCGAGTTCTTTGCGCCGCTGAAACCGGTCGGCGAATGGCCCGATACCAAGGACAAGGACGTATTGACCGCGCAACTGCTGGCGCAGCTGCAGGATAAATTCCCCGGGGTCGAGTTCAATTTCTCGCAATATCTGCAGGACAACGTCTCCGAAGCGGTCTCCGGCGTAAAGGGCGAGAACTCGATCAAGCTGTACGGTAATGATCTTCAGGCGCTCACCGACACCGCCAACAAGATCAAATCCGTGCTTGGCACCGTACAGGGCGTCACCGATCTGGCCGTGTTCACCTCGCTCGGCCAGCCGACCATCCAGATCGATATCGATCGCGCGCGTGCGGCGCGTTATGGCCTGTCGCCGGGCGATATCAACGCCACCATCCGTGTCGCGATCGGCGGCGACAGCGCCGGCGATCTCTACGAACCCGGCAGCGACCGGCATTTCCCGATCATCGTCCGGCTTGCGCCCGAATATCGCAAGAGCGCGGAGGCCATCCAGAACTTGCGGATCGGGGCGCCGGGCCCGAACGGCACGGTCACGCAGATACCTTTAAGCGAGCTGGCGTCGATCAATCTGGTTTCGGGCGCGGCCTACATCTACCGGGAGCAGCAGGAGCGGTATCTGCCGATCAAGTTCTCGGTGCGCGAACGCGACCTCGGCAGCGCGATCCAGGAAGCGCAGGACAAGGTCGCAGCAGAGGTCAAGCTTCCGCCGGGATCGCGGGTCGAATGGGTCGGCGAGTTCGGCAATCTGCAGGACGCCATCAAGCGGCTGTCGATCGTGGTGCCGATTAGCCTGGCGCTGATTGCGGTGCTGTTGTGGTTCAATTTCGGCTCGATGGTCGACACGCTGCTGGCGATGAGCGTGATCCCGATGGCGATCTTCGGCGGCGTGCTCGGGCTGTTGATCTCGGGCATTCCTTTCAGCGTGTCGGCGGCGATCGGGTTCATCGCACTGTTCGGCATCGCCGTGATGGACGGCATCATCATCCTGTCGCAATACAATCAGCTGATCGACGAAGGCTTTGATCGGATGCGGGCGGTGATCCGCACCGGTGAACTGCAACTGCGGCCGGTGCTGATGACCTGTGTCGTCGCCGGCGTCGGGCTATTGCCGGCGGCGATGTCGGCGGGGATCGGCTCGCAGGTGCAAAAGCCGCTGGCGGTCGTGGTCGTCACCGGCATGATGCTGGCGCCGCTGGTGATCCTGGTGACGCTGCCGGTGTTGATTTCGTATTTCTCGCGCCGGGCGCGGTAG
- a CDS encoding efflux RND transporter periplasmic adaptor subunit, with the protein MAIALVALTGAAVYGATHLGGPKRGHSEVSSQSRKGGLQRYTPSPAEWASLSIQPVNERGFRAEHITEGKIAIDEDRSTPVFSPYAGRVTRLLARPGDNVVRGQPLFVIEAADNIQAQNDFIAAMSAMNKAKSALDLAELQGQRAKDLYEGKAVPLKDYQQSQATLIQAQNDVRASQTALEAARNKLRILGLTDDDIATFQEKGRINPETTIFAPISGTVVQRKIGPGQYVNAGASDPVYVIGDLSTVWMTAFVRESDCANVAVGQDVTFNALALPGREMSARINYVATAIDPATRRLLVRATIDNRNGQLKPEMFANVTIYSASDHPSVGVPKQALIYEGDQVRIWVAHPDKTIELRQIKPGLTNGDLVEVVGNLKPGEQIVTKGALFIDRAASGS; encoded by the coding sequence ATGGCGATTGCCCTGGTGGCGCTGACTGGGGCGGCCGTTTACGGCGCGACCCATCTCGGCGGCCCAAAACGGGGGCATTCGGAAGTCTCGAGCCAGTCCCGCAAGGGCGGACTGCAGCGCTACACGCCGAGCCCGGCCGAATGGGCCAGCCTGTCGATTCAGCCCGTCAACGAACGGGGCTTTCGCGCCGAGCACATCACCGAAGGCAAGATTGCGATCGACGAGGATCGCTCGACGCCGGTGTTCTCGCCCTATGCCGGCCGCGTCACCAGGCTCCTGGCCCGGCCGGGCGACAACGTGGTCAGGGGCCAGCCGCTGTTCGTGATCGAGGCCGCCGACAATATTCAGGCGCAGAACGATTTCATCGCCGCGATGAGCGCCATGAACAAGGCGAAGTCCGCACTCGATCTGGCGGAGTTGCAGGGCCAGCGCGCCAAGGACCTCTACGAAGGCAAGGCCGTCCCGCTGAAGGACTATCAGCAGAGCCAGGCGACGCTGATCCAGGCGCAGAACGACGTGCGCGCCTCGCAGACGGCACTCGAGGCGGCGCGCAACAAGCTGCGCATCCTCGGCCTGACCGACGACGACATTGCGACCTTCCAGGAGAAGGGCCGCATCAATCCCGAGACCACGATCTTCGCGCCGATCAGCGGCACCGTGGTCCAGCGCAAGATCGGCCCCGGCCAGTATGTCAATGCCGGCGCCAGCGATCCCGTCTATGTGATCGGCGATCTCTCCACCGTCTGGATGACCGCTTTCGTCCGCGAGAGCGATTGCGCCAACGTCGCGGTCGGGCAGGACGTGACGTTCAACGCACTGGCGCTGCCGGGCCGCGAAATGTCGGCGCGCATCAATTACGTCGCCACCGCGATCGATCCGGCAACGCGCCGGCTCCTGGTGCGCGCCACCATCGACAACAGGAACGGCCAGTTGAAGCCGGAAATGTTCGCCAACGTTACGATCTATTCGGCCAGCGACCATCCTTCGGTCGGCGTGCCGAAGCAGGCGTTGATCTATGAGGGCGATCAGGTCCGGATCTGGGTCGCGCATCCCGACAAGACGATTGAACTCCGACAGATCAAGCCTGGCCTCACCAACGGCGACCTCGTCGAGGTGGTCGGCAATCTCAAGCCCGGCGAACAGATCGTCACCAAAGGCGCGCTATTCATCGACCGCGCCGCGTCCGGCAGCTGA
- the crcB gene encoding fluoride efflux transporter CrcB, with protein MTPQLILAVGAGGALGSVARYLVGVGSGRLFGADFPWGTLVINVTGSFLIGACVGLFAAKWDLSQVMRIFLTVGVCGGYTTFSTFSLDTYYLIERGQTLASFAYMVTSVTLPVGALIAALRFVRALV; from the coding sequence ATGACCCCTCAACTCATTCTTGCGGTAGGCGCCGGCGGCGCACTCGGATCAGTCGCGCGGTATTTGGTCGGCGTCGGATCGGGAAGATTATTCGGAGCGGACTTTCCTTGGGGCACGCTCGTAATCAACGTGACCGGCTCATTTTTGATTGGTGCGTGCGTCGGCCTTTTTGCGGCCAAATGGGATTTGTCGCAGGTAATGCGGATATTCCTGACGGTCGGCGTCTGCGGTGGCTACACGACTTTTTCCACATTTTCTCTGGACACCTACTATCTGATTGAACGTGGACAGACGTTGGCATCATTTGCTTACATGGTGACTTCGGTGACGCTGCCCGTTGGTGCCCTGATCGCGGCGCTGCGATTTGTTAGGGCACTTGTATGA
- a CDS encoding EamA family transporter: MKNLLLSWVFWALLSAGFAALTAIFAKIGIENVNSDFATFIRTVVILWVAALIVCASGNWQQPSSVSAKTWLFLILSGAATGASWICYFRALKLGDAGRVAPVDKLSVVFVSVFAVLFLGERLALPNWLGVILIACGAVLVAYRA; the protein is encoded by the coding sequence ATGAAAAATCTTCTGCTCTCCTGGGTATTTTGGGCGCTGCTTTCCGCAGGATTCGCGGCCCTAACAGCCATCTTCGCAAAGATCGGTATCGAGAACGTCAATTCGGACTTTGCGACGTTTATTCGTACCGTCGTCATCCTTTGGGTGGCCGCACTGATCGTCTGCGCCTCAGGGAACTGGCAGCAGCCGTCCAGCGTGTCCGCGAAAACGTGGCTGTTTCTTATCCTATCGGGTGCCGCGACGGGCGCGTCTTGGATTTGCTACTTCCGCGCCTTGAAGCTCGGAGATGCCGGGCGCGTTGCTCCGGTGGACAAGCTCAGCGTCGTCTTCGTCTCAGTTTTCGCAGTGCTCTTCTTGGGTGAACGGCTTGCGCTGCCAAATTGGCTCGGCGTGATTCTGATCGCGTGCGGTGCCGTGCTTGTTGCCTATCGAGCCTAG
- a CDS encoding anion transporter, protein MGGMNWMPETTSAAAWLIFLATYAVMAVGKIPVYRIDRAGAALLGGSLMVATGVLSLEEAYRAVDFNTIVLLLGMMIVVANLRLSGFFRVITYWTAAYVRRPITLLGTVIFSSGILSAFLVNDTICLVMTPLVLELVTRLKRNPIPYLLAVATASNIGSVATITGNPQNIIIGSLSGIPYGDFAAALVPVAVIGLMVTSVLIALSYRSEFFTPDRFDKIDISARYHGPLLAKSLVVMAVMVVLFFFGQPVAKVAIMGGAFLLLTRRVRPEKVYIEIDWPLLVMFVGLFVVIGGLEKAVITADVSAAIARQHLDNPTILASLTAVLSNLVSNVPAVLLLKSFVPNLQDPQRAWLVVAMAATLAGNFTLVGSVANLIVAQRAKARGVELNFGEYFKLGAPLTVLTIAFGLLWL, encoded by the coding sequence ATGGGCGGAATGAACTGGATGCCTGAAACAACGAGTGCTGCTGCGTGGTTGATCTTTCTTGCAACCTACGCCGTCATGGCCGTCGGCAAGATACCCGTATACCGGATCGACCGGGCTGGGGCGGCCCTGCTGGGCGGCAGTTTGATGGTCGCCACCGGCGTATTGTCGCTCGAAGAAGCGTATCGAGCGGTCGACTTCAATACGATCGTGTTGCTGCTTGGCATGATGATCGTCGTCGCCAATCTCCGGCTTTCGGGATTTTTTCGCGTCATCACCTACTGGACCGCGGCCTACGTTAGACGGCCGATAACGTTGCTTGGAACGGTAATTTTTTCCTCCGGGATTCTTTCAGCGTTCCTGGTCAACGACACGATCTGCCTGGTGATGACCCCGCTTGTGCTCGAACTCGTGACACGGCTAAAGCGAAACCCTATTCCCTACCTCTTGGCGGTCGCGACCGCATCTAACATCGGTAGTGTGGCAACTATCACGGGAAATCCCCAGAACATTATCATTGGAAGCCTCTCAGGTATTCCCTACGGCGATTTCGCTGCGGCGCTTGTGCCGGTCGCAGTCATCGGGCTCATGGTCACCTCTGTTCTCATCGCATTATCCTATCGAAGTGAATTCTTTACGCCTGACCGGTTTGACAAAATCGACATCTCAGCCCGCTATCATGGACCGCTGTTGGCGAAGTCACTTGTCGTTATGGCGGTTATGGTCGTGCTGTTCTTCTTCGGCCAGCCAGTCGCCAAGGTGGCTATAATGGGTGGTGCTTTTCTGCTGCTGACGCGGCGCGTGAGACCTGAAAAGGTTTATATCGAGATCGACTGGCCGCTTCTTGTGATGTTTGTCGGATTGTTTGTCGTCATCGGCGGGCTCGAGAAAGCGGTCATCACGGCCGATGTCAGCGCTGCGATCGCCCGCCAGCACCTCGACAACCCAACAATCCTGGCCAGCCTCACGGCGGTGCTGTCCAACCTGGTTAGCAACGTTCCGGCCGTGCTTCTCCTCAAGTCGTTCGTTCCGAACTTACAAGATCCGCAACGTGCTTGGCTTGTAGTCGCGATGGCTGCGACGCTGGCTGGGAATTTTACACTGGTCGGCTCTGTTGCCAATCTCATTGTCGCGCAGCGTGCCAAGGCGCGAGGCGTGGAATTAAACTTTGGAGAATATTTTAAGCTGGGTGCGCCACTCACGGTTCTGACGATTGCTTTTGGGCTCTTGTGGCTCTGA
- a CDS encoding DUF2252 domain-containing protein has translation MPACGQLVGSIYRFPSLEHFQMTVTLGSRSELFQVGKALRRKTPREGHADLKGSMSRNAVAILAESDPHRVPELVPERYARMTLNPFAFLRGAAAVMATDLAAQPVAGIPVQAGGDSHLMNFGAFVSPEDNILFDVNDFDETLPGVDFTVDLKRLAASVAVAASAAGTNKKQARAVAAATVKAYRTHISALAKLSPLEIWHSRIDLEQEIKQIGNSGLRRQLVGVIAKARGEGLAKDDNFPHLVSGDNPKIVDKPPTIFHLDPKADARHRLGVERVFAAYRKGLNPNRQRLLDRFTMKDLAFKAVGVGSVGTFCCVALFMTGDNEPLFLQVKQAQRSVLERLGGKLTYKGNQGRRVVEGQQMMQAAGDIFLGATQDDATGRQFYVRTLKSRRLGAVSEISEGEALSDYAKLCGRTLARAHARSGDPAAIAGYSGKSDALDDAIASFATAYADQTSADHAALVKAKGTKPTATKKAKAA, from the coding sequence TTGCCGGCTTGCGGACAGCTGGTTGGCTCCATATACCGTTTTCCTTCATTGGAGCACTTCCAGATGACGGTCACTTTGGGTTCGCGGAGCGAACTGTTCCAAGTGGGCAAAGCGCTCCGACGCAAGACGCCGCGAGAAGGACATGCCGACCTTAAAGGATCGATGTCGCGCAATGCCGTTGCAATTCTCGCCGAGAGCGATCCGCATCGCGTTCCGGAGCTTGTGCCGGAGCGGTACGCGCGCATGACGCTCAACCCGTTCGCTTTCCTGCGCGGCGCCGCGGCGGTGATGGCGACAGACTTGGCCGCCCAGCCAGTGGCCGGAATACCGGTGCAGGCAGGCGGCGACAGCCACCTGATGAACTTCGGCGCCTTCGTTAGTCCGGAGGACAATATCCTGTTCGACGTGAACGATTTTGATGAGACGCTGCCTGGCGTCGATTTCACCGTCGATCTGAAGCGTCTCGCAGCCAGCGTAGCGGTAGCGGCATCGGCCGCAGGCACAAACAAGAAACAGGCCCGCGCGGTCGCGGCTGCGACTGTCAAGGCCTATCGGACGCACATTTCCGCACTCGCCAAGCTGTCGCCGCTGGAAATCTGGCACAGCCGGATCGACCTCGAACAGGAGATCAAGCAGATCGGCAATAGTGGTCTGCGGCGCCAGCTCGTTGGCGTGATTGCTAAGGCGCGGGGCGAGGGCTTAGCGAAGGACGATAATTTCCCGCATCTGGTCAGCGGCGATAATCCGAAGATCGTCGATAAGCCTCCTACCATTTTCCATCTCGATCCTAAGGCCGACGCGCGACACCGGCTTGGTGTCGAGCGCGTGTTCGCTGCCTATCGTAAAGGCCTCAATCCTAATCGGCAGCGGTTGCTCGACCGTTTCACAATGAAGGATCTCGCCTTCAAGGCGGTGGGCGTCGGATCGGTCGGCACATTCTGCTGCGTGGCATTGTTCATGACCGGCGACAACGAGCCCTTGTTCTTGCAGGTCAAACAAGCGCAGCGATCGGTTTTGGAACGGCTCGGCGGCAAGCTTACCTACAAAGGAAATCAAGGTCGTCGGGTTGTAGAGGGCCAACAGATGATGCAGGCCGCCGGCGACATCTTCCTGGGTGCGACGCAGGACGATGCGACCGGCCGTCAGTTCTATGTTCGGACGCTGAAAAGCCGCAGGCTTGGCGCCGTCAGCGAAATCAGCGAAGGCGAGGCACTCTCCGACTATGCCAAGCTATGCGGTCGAACGCTCGCGCGTGCCCATGCGCGCTCCGGCGACCCTGCCGCGATCGCTGGCTACAGTGGCAAGAGCGACGCGCTCGATGACGCGATCGCGTCCTTCGCGACGGCCTATGCCGACCAGACAAGCGCCGACCACGCCGCTCTGGTGAAGGCGAAGGGGACCAAACCCACGGCTACGAAGAAAGCGAAAGCGGCTTAG
- a CDS encoding class I SAM-dependent methyltransferase codes for MQQVIEGYTAAASELIDRFNAVSSSDLFKPVIDLLPLSSVRVVDIGAGPGRDAAWLANMGHSVLAVEPVKEFRDAGMSVHALSKIEWIDDRLPDLIETKRRGHFDLILLCAVWQHLDIDQRLVAMRSLAELTASGGIVIMSLRHGPGALERTVHSIVPQETVDVALREGFTLLRRVEAGSLQPANRRNGVHWTWLAFARRELVKVRGHPLRSVQGQTEKKSV; via the coding sequence ATGCAACAAGTGATCGAAGGCTACACGGCAGCAGCCTCTGAACTTATCGATCGTTTCAATGCGGTCTCTTCTTCGGACCTCTTCAAGCCTGTGATCGATCTGCTACCCCTGTCCAGCGTGCGTGTCGTCGACATCGGAGCGGGTCCGGGTCGGGATGCGGCGTGGTTGGCCAACATGGGCCACTCCGTCTTGGCCGTGGAACCGGTCAAGGAATTTCGGGATGCTGGAATGTCAGTCCATGCCTTATCGAAGATCGAGTGGATTGATGACAGACTTCCCGACCTCATCGAGACCAAACGGCGCGGACACTTCGATTTGATCTTGCTATGTGCCGTGTGGCAGCATCTGGATATCGACCAGCGGCTAGTTGCGATGCGCAGTCTGGCCGAGCTAACAGCTTCCGGCGGAATCGTAATCATGTCGCTCCGGCATGGGCCGGGCGCTCTGGAAAGAACTGTTCACTCGATCGTTCCGCAAGAGACGGTGGACGTTGCATTGAGAGAAGGGTTCACGTTGCTGAGGCGCGTGGAGGCTGGGTCTCTTCAACCCGCTAATCGAAGGAACGGCGTCCATTGGACTTGGCTTGCCTTTGCTAGGCGCGAACTGGTCAAAGTCCGCGGTCATCCGTTGAGGTCCGTTCAGGGTCAAACTGAGAAGAAGTCGGTATGA
- a CDS encoding PepSY domain-containing protein gives MNKLASVVFAVALSVGPLNLARADQPGPDWMPAQQVIEQVLKSGYTQVTKLEADDGRWEGEGIKNGQKMEFHADPKTGVMTSEKLDD, from the coding sequence ATGAACAAATTAGCGTCTGTTGTTTTCGCCGTGGCCCTTTCAGTGGGTCCGCTAAACCTGGCAAGGGCCGATCAGCCGGGACCGGACTGGATGCCCGCCCAGCAAGTGATCGAGCAGGTTCTCAAGTCGGGCTATACGCAGGTTACCAAGCTTGAAGCCGATGACGGTCGATGGGAAGGCGAAGGCATCAAGAACGGCCAGAAGATGGAATTTCACGCCGATCCGAAGACCGGCGTAATGACGTCCGAAAAGCTCGACGACTAA
- a CDS encoding NUDIX hydrolase: protein MAKSSKLVAAKRGRVLLVRRKRDGLWMFPGGRKRARESDKDCLRREIKEELPKLKLGRLRLWKEVKAKNRRSGRKMSDAIFVTAKASGPLTIGDKHEIEKATWRKPRGIRLTPTSRYIRDKLFPKSN from the coding sequence ATGGCGAAATCCTCGAAACTGGTGGCTGCGAAACGTGGGCGGGTGCTTCTCGTAAGACGAAAGCGCGATGGGCTTTGGATGTTTCCCGGAGGGCGCAAGCGCGCGCGAGAAAGCGATAAAGATTGCCTGCGCAGGGAGATCAAAGAAGAACTTCCGAAACTCAAACTTGGACGCCTTCGGCTTTGGAAGGAAGTCAAAGCCAAGAACCGTCGTTCGGGCCGGAAAATGAGTGACGCGATCTTCGTGACAGCGAAAGCGTCCGGACCCCTGACAATCGGCGACAAACATGAAATCGAGAAGGCAACCTGGCGCAAGCCGCGTGGCATTCGTCTGACGCCAACGTCGCGCTACATCAGGGATAAACTCTTTCCAAAATCAAACTAG
- a CDS encoding Na/Pi cotransporter family protein produces the protein MSQFVSLIDLAGAIALLLWGTHMVQTGVQRAFGSKLRSILGSALRNRFRAFLAGVGITAVLQSSTATGLMTAGFAAGGLVALVPALAVMLGANVGTTLIVQVLSFDVVLISPALILIGMVMFRKDSRTQAHDLGRVFIGLGLMLLALHQLLSLMTVYENSPILRMLLSAVSASWFLDVCLAALLTWAAHSSVAIVLLIMSLATKGVVPADAAFALVLGANLGTAINPLVEGPGGDDPAAKRLPFGNLLGRILGVAATVNFLGPISHFMTSIEPTSARAVADFHTLFNLVVAVVSLPLLGPYASLLRRWLPERVDPADPARPLYLDPAARETPIVALGAASREALRLADVLEEMLQGVNAGLAKGDRRLLVETRRREDVLDKLNIAIKAYLTSLDPEELNATDHRRLNEILTFSMNIEQAGDVVDRNFLPHASKRLKRGLAFSEEEQKDLTAMIERLSANLKTAASLFVTEDPRTARLLVDEKVAFRDAESKATASHFNRLRDSDLQAAQASSIHLDLLRDIKLINSHIIAAAAYPVLERTGALLPSRVT, from the coding sequence ATGTCCCAGTTTGTTTCCTTGATCGATCTTGCCGGCGCCATCGCGCTGCTGCTTTGGGGCACCCACATGGTGCAGACCGGCGTCCAGCGCGCCTTTGGGTCGAAGTTGCGGTCGATCCTGGGCAGCGCCTTGCGTAACCGCTTTCGCGCTTTCCTCGCCGGTGTAGGCATTACCGCGGTCCTTCAGAGCAGCACCGCCACGGGACTGATGACGGCTGGCTTCGCTGCCGGCGGCCTGGTGGCGCTTGTCCCGGCGCTCGCGGTCATGTTGGGCGCCAATGTGGGTACGACATTGATCGTGCAGGTTCTTTCGTTCGACGTCGTGCTGATCTCTCCGGCGCTGATCCTGATCGGCATGGTGATGTTCCGGAAGGATTCGCGAACCCAAGCGCACGATCTCGGTCGCGTGTTCATCGGCCTCGGCTTGATGCTCCTTGCGTTGCACCAGCTTCTCAGTCTGATGACTGTCTACGAGAATTCACCGATCTTGCGCATGCTGTTGAGCGCTGTTTCGGCCTCATGGTTCTTGGACGTATGTCTGGCGGCTTTATTGACATGGGCTGCCCATTCGAGCGTCGCAATCGTCTTGCTCATCATGTCGCTGGCGACGAAAGGCGTGGTTCCTGCTGACGCGGCCTTTGCCTTGGTTCTCGGTGCAAATCTCGGCACAGCCATCAATCCTCTCGTTGAGGGTCCGGGAGGCGACGATCCGGCAGCGAAACGGCTTCCATTCGGCAATCTGCTCGGACGTATTCTGGGCGTTGCCGCGACAGTAAATTTTCTCGGGCCGATCAGTCATTTCATGACCTCGATCGAGCCAACCAGCGCGCGCGCGGTTGCCGATTTTCACACCCTTTTCAATCTTGTCGTCGCTGTCGTATCGCTGCCGCTTTTAGGGCCTTATGCGTCGCTGTTGCGCCGCTGGCTTCCGGAACGTGTCGATCCGGCCGATCCTGCGCGCCCACTCTACCTCGATCCCGCCGCGAGGGAGACGCCCATCGTCGCGCTCGGCGCAGCATCTCGCGAAGCGCTGCGGCTCGCCGATGTGCTCGAGGAAATGCTTCAAGGGGTGAACGCCGGACTAGCGAAGGGAGACCGGCGGTTGCTCGTTGAGACCCGGCGGCGCGAAGATGTGCTAGATAAGCTGAACATTGCAATCAAAGCCTATCTTACCTCGCTTGATCCGGAAGAGCTGAATGCGACCGATCATCGCCGCCTAAATGAGATTCTGACGTTCTCGATGAACATCGAGCAGGCCGGCGACGTTGTAGATCGAAACTTTTTGCCGCACGCCTCCAAGCGGCTGAAGCGAGGCTTGGCTTTCTCCGAAGAAGAGCAAAAAGACCTGACGGCCATGATCGAGCGCCTTTCTGCCAATCTCAAGACTGCAGCATCGTTGTTCGTCACAGAAGATCCACGAACCGCGCGCCTCCTGGTCGACGAAAAAGTCGCGTTCAGGGACGCGGAGTCGAAGGCGACAGCTTCGCATTTCAACCGACTCCGGGATAGTGACCTCCAGGCGGCTCAAGCCAGCTCGATCCATCTCGACCTTTTGCGGGATATCAAGCTGATCAATTCCCACATCATAGCCGCCGCCGCATATCCGGTGCTGGAGCGCACCGGCGCACTTCTGCCGAGCCGCGTGACGTAG